A genome region from Populus alba chromosome 5, ASM523922v2, whole genome shotgun sequence includes the following:
- the LOC118033572 gene encoding cuscuta receptor 1-like, whose translation MKMRQMCVWMLLMALAFVNERCHCCLEEERISLLEIKAWFSHAGAAGSYQLEGWDKEHFNCCNWLRVVCDNTTNRVIELDLFVVNYDGLNAVEDLYLNASLFLPFKELEILDLSDNQLVGGLKNQGFQVLASGLRNLKELNLDYNKFNDSILSSLSGFSSLKSLYLSGNRFTGSTSLNGLRNLEILYLKSTDFKESILIESLGALPSLKTLYASGSKFKQVEKGFCNSSSLEEVFLDYSSLPTSFLRIIGPLSTLKVLSLTRVDFNSTLPAQGWCELKNLEQLFLSENNLKGVLPPCFGNLSSLLSLDLSYNQLEGNIAFSHISHLTQLEYLKVSNNYFQVPVSFGSFMNLSNLKFITCDNNELIAAPSFQPSAPKLQLLYFSASNCTSKPLEAGFPNFLHSQHDLVFVDLSHNKFVGEPFPSWLFENNRLLNRLYLRDTSFLGPLQLPQHPTPNLHTVDMSGNNIHGQIARNICSIFPRLKNFVMANNSLTGCIPPCFGNISSLEYLDLSNNHMSCELLEHNLPTIGSFLWSLKLSNNNFKGRLPLSVFNMTNLLYLFLDGNKFAGQVSGTFSLASPVLWLDISNNLLSGMLPRGIGNSSLLLQGIDLSINQFEGTIPIEYFNSSRLEFLDLSENNLSGSLLLGFHASDLHYVHLYGNRLSGPLPYDFYNLSSLVTLDLGDNNLTGPIPNWIDSLSELSIFVLKSNQFNGMLPHQLCLLRKLSILDLSENNFSGPLPSCLSNLNFTESYEKTLAHSGDKLSVDDWIEEEIFASIGGRELGIEGYYLLDKILWPEISVKIAVELTSKKNFHTYEGDILRFMSVMDLSCNRFTGEIPKEWGNLSGIYSLNLSRNNLTGLIPPSFSNLKQIESLDLSHNNLNGRIPEQLVELTFLEVFNVSYNNLSGRTPKMKNQFTTFDESSYKGNPLLCGPPLQNSCDKTESPSARVPNDFNGDGGFIDMDSFYASFGACYITVVLTIAVALCIYPHWRRRWFYFIEECIDTYCCFLAINFPKVSRFRR comes from the exons ATGAAGATGAGGCAAATGTGCGTGTGGATGCTGCTCATGGCACTGGCCTTCGTCAACGAGCGGTGCCATTGTTGTTTAGAGGAAGAGAGAATTAGTCTCTTAGAGATAAAAGCTTGGTTCAGTCATGCAGGTGCAGCTGGGTCCTATCAGCTAGAAGGTTGGGATAAAGAGCATTTTAATTGCTGTAACTGGCTTAGGGTTGTGTGTGACAACACCACAAACCGAGTGATCGAACTAGATCTTTTTGTTGTAAATTATGATGGTCTCAATGCAGTCGAAGACTTGTATCTCAATGCGTCTTTGTTTCTGCCTTTCAAAGAACTGGAGATTCTCGACTTAAGCGACAACCAATTAGTTGGTGGCTTAAAGAACCAAG GTTTTCAAGTCCTAGCTTCAGGGTTGAGAAATTTGAAGGAACTTAATCTAGATTACAATAAATTTAACGATAGCATTTTATCATCTCTCAGTGGTTTTTCATCTCTCAAATCTCTATATCTATCAGGCAATAGATTCACAGGATCAACTAGTCTCAATG GTTTAAGGAATTTAGAAATCTTGTATCTGAAATCAACTGACTTCAAGGAAAGCATTTTGATAGAGTCATTGGGAGCGTTGCCTTCCCTTAAGACCTTATATGCTAGTGGTAGTAAATTTAAACAAGTTGAGAAAG GGTTCTGTAATTCATCTAGCCTTGAAGAAGTGTTCCTCGATTATTCTTCTCTTCCAACAAGCTTTCTTAGGATCATTGGACCATTATCTACTCTTAAAGTCCTATCATTGACCAGAGTTGACTTCAATAGCACCCTACCTGCTCAAG GCTGGTGTGAATTGAAGAACCTTGAACAACTATTTCTCTCAGAAAACAATCTAAAGGGCGTACTCCCTCCTTGTTTTGGAAATCTATCATCTCTACTATCCTTGGATTTATCTTACAATCAATTGGAGGGGAATATTGCATTTAGTCACATTTCCCATCTTACGCAGCTTGAATACCTCAAAGTTTCAAATAACTACTTTCAAGTTCCAGTATCATTTGGTTCATTTATGAACCTCTCTAACCTCAAGTTCATTACATGCGATAACAATGAGCTAATAGCTGCACCCAGTTTTCAACCTTCAGCTCCCAAGCTCCAGCTTCTTTACTTCAGTGCTTCAAACTGTACTTCAAAACCACTCGAGGCTGGATTTCCAAACTTCCTGCATAGCCAACATGATTTGGTGTTTGTTGATCTATCCCACAACAAATTCGTTGGAGAACCTTTCCCATCTTGGCTGTTTGAGAATAATAGATTGTTAAATCGACTATATTTGAGAGACACCTCATTTCTAGGTCCTTTGCAGCTGCCACAACATCCAACACCCAACCTTCATACAGTAGATATGTCTGGCAACAACATACATGGTCAAATTGCAAGAAACATATGTTCGATTTTTCCACGTTTGAAAAACTTCGTGATGGCTAACAACAGCCTCACAGGTTGTATTCCTCCTTGTTTTGGGAATATTAGCTCTCTCGAATACTTGGATCTTTCCAACAATCACATGTCTTGTGAACTGCTTGAGCATAATTTGCCAACAATAGGCTCCTTTTTGTGGTCTTTAAAGCTGTCCAATAACAATTTCAAAGGGCGATTACCACTCTCTGTGTTCAACATGACTAACCTACTTTACCTCTTTCTCGATGGAAACAAATTTGCAGGACAAGTATCCGGTACCTTTTCTCTTGCATCACCAGTTTTGTGGTTGGATATCAGTAACAATCTTTTGTCAGGCATGCTTCCAAGGGGAATTGGAAACTCTTCATTATTGTTGCAGGGAATTGACTTGTCCATAAATCAGTTTGAAGGTACCATTCCAATAGAATATTTCAATTCTTCTAGGCTTGAATTTTTAGATCTTTCTGAAAACAATCTGTCTGGGTCTTTGCTGTTGGGCTTCCATGCATCAGATTTACACTATGTCCACCTATACGGAAATAGATTGAGCGGTCCACTaccatatgatttttataatctCTCTTCGTTGGTGACATTAGATCTCGGCGATAACAACTTAACTGGGCCCATTCCAAATTGGATTGATAGCCTTTCGGAATTGAGCATTTTTGTTCTCAAATCTAATCAATTCAATGGGATGCTTCCTCATCAGTTATGCTTGTTAAGGAAATTAAGCATATTGGATCtttcagaaaataatttttctggcCCGTTACCCTCATGTTTgagcaatttaaattttacgGAATCATATGAAAAAACTCTGGCCCACAGTGGTGATAAGTTGTCAGTAGATGATTGGATCGAGGAAGAAATATTTGCATCCATAGGGGGAAGAGAATTGGGGATCGAAGGTTATTATCTTCTTGACAAAATTTTGTGGCCAGAGATCAGTGTAAAAATAGCTGTAGAGCttacatcaaagaaaaatttccACACTTACGAAGGCGATATCCTTCGTTTCATGTCTGTTATGGACCTTTCTTGTAACAGATTCACTGGAGAAATCCCGAAAGAATGGGGAAACTTAAGTGGGATATACTCTCTAAATCTGTCGCGAAATAATCTCACTGGATTGATCCCTCCATCTTTCTCCAATCTGAAGCAGATAGAGAGCTTGGATCTTTCTCACAACAACTTGAATGGGAGAATTCCAGAACAGCTCGTTGAACTGACCTTTCTAGAAGTTTTCAACGTGTCGTACAATAATTTGTCAGGAAGAACACCGAagatgaaaaatcaatttactaCTTTTGATGAGAGCAGTTATAAAGGGAATCCTCTTCTTTGTGGACCTCCATTGCAAAACAGTTGCGACAAAACAGAATCACCATCCGCGAGAGTGCCTAACGATTTCAATGGAGATGGTGGCTTCATAGACATGGACAGTTTCTATGCCAGCTTTGGTGCGTGTTACATAACTGTGGTGTTGACAATTGCAGTAGCACTGTGCATATATCCGCATTGGCGACGCAGATGGTTTTACTTCATTGAAGAATGCATTGACACTTACTGCTGCTTTTTGGCTATAAACTTTCCCAAGGTGTCCAGATTCAGAAGGTGA